ATCAATCCAATCATCGCCCATAAAGGCAGCTTCAGAGACTGAAATCCCAATACTTTCACATATTTCTTGCACCAAAGGTGCCTTATCATGCTTCCCTGCATAATAATGCGTGATCCCCAATTCCCGAACCCGTTTTTCAACAGGTTTTTGATTGAGTCCCGTGATTACCGCAATTTCAAGTCCTACGGCTTGCGCCAATTTTATGCCCAATCCATCCTGAACATGAAATCGTTTCATGATGAATCCCTGGTCGCCATAATACAGGCCACCGTCAGTTAGGACACCATCGACGTCAAGAATCAAGAGCTTGACGTTTTGTGCGAGCACTGCCGCGCTATCCTTCACGGTTCAACTCCCACAAGGCTTTCAAACGCACTAAAAGTTTTTCAACAGTGCTGAGATGCAGGCTGTTCGGCCCATCACATAACGCATTATCCGGATCGGGATGCACTTCCATGAACACGCCATTGGCCCCGGCCGAAACCGCAGCCGAAGCGAGAATCGCGACATACTCACGCTGTCCACCAGACATTCCGCCCAACCCACCGGGCAATTGCACCGAATGAGTGGCATCCATGACCACAGGAACTCCAAAGCTCTGCATCTGCGGAATGGATCGCATATCCACCACCAGATTGTTATACCCGTATGTGGACCCACGTTCCGTTAACCAAACCTGTTCGTTGCCTGAAGCGCGGACCTTTTCCACCGCATTTTTCATGTCCCACGGGGCCAGGAACTGCCCCTTCTTGATATTGATGACCCTGCCGGTTTTTGCGGCAGCAACAAGCAAATCGGTTTGACGACATAAAAAAGCCGGAATTTGAATGACATCAGCGACTTCGGCAACAGGCGCGGCCTGCTCTGGATGATGGATGTCAGTCACCACAGGCAAGCCTGTGATTTTCTTGACCTCTGCGAGTATTTCCAACCCTTTTTCCATGCCTGGACCGCGAAAACTTGTCACGGACGTCCGGTTCGCCTTATCAAAAGAACTTTTGAAGACGAGTGGAAGATCCAGTTTTGCTGCCAATTCCGCTAATGTACCCGCAGTTCGGAGCACAATTTCCCGGCTTTCGATAGCGCAGGGTCCGGCCAGAATAAACGGGCCGGACCGGCTGGTTTGGTACAAATTGACCATAGATTATTTTTTGCCCTTCTCATCCTTGGCTGCTTTGATAAAATCACGGAACAACGGATGCGGATTCATGGGATTGGACTTAAATTCCGGATGGAACTGACACCCCAAAAACCACGGATGATCCGGAAGTTCCACAATTTCCATGAGCGATTCATCCGGTGCTGTCCCGGACAGAACCATACCGTGCTCTTCAAACTGCGGGATGAATGCATTGTTGTATTCAAAACGATGCCGGTGGCGTTCATTAATTTTTTCAGTTTTATACGCAGCATACGCAACCGTGTCTTTTTTCAATTTACACGGATAAGAACCAAGACGCATGGTGCCGCCTTTTTCAGAATCTTCACACCGAGTTTCCGTTTTCTTGGTCCGGAAATCATACCATTCTTTCATCAGATAAATGATATTGTTCGGCGTCTTGGAATCAAACTCTTCGGAGTTGGCATCTTCCAGACCGATAACATTTCTGGCGAACTCGATACAGGCGCACTGCATGCCGAGGCAAATTCCAAAGAAAGGCACCTTGTTTTCACGAGCATACTGAATGGCGAGAATCTTTCCTTCCACTCCACGAGCACCAAAACCACCAGGAACCAGGATACCATCCAGGCCTTGCAGTTTTTTCTCGACATTCTTGGCATTCACTTTTTCAGAATTCACGTACTCCAGTTCAACGGCGACCTCATTGCCAACACCACCGTGGATCAACGCTTCATGCAGGCTCTTGTATGCTTCTGTCAAATCGACATATTTACCAATAATACCAATCTTTACCGAGCCTTTGGGATTGTACAGGGTGTGGACAAGATTCACCCACGGAGACAATTCAGCATTACGTGCAGGTAACTTCAACAAAATAGCAATTTTCTGGTCAACGCCCTGTTCATAAAAATGCAGCGGCACTTCGTAAATGGATTTGACGTCTTCACTCGTAAAAACAGCGTCTTCGTCAACATCACAGAACAACGCGATTTTGCGTTTCAAATTGTTTTCGAGTTTTTCTTCCGAACGACAGATGATGATATCCGGCTGAATACCGATACTCCGCAATTCCTTGACCGAATGCTGCGTGGGCTTGGTTTTCAGTTCGCCAGCGGCTTTCAAATACGGGACCAAGGTCAGATGGATATACAGGACATTTTCCTTACCCAAATCGTTCTTGAGTTGGCGGATAGCCTCAAGGAAAGGTTGCCCTTCGATATCACCGACGGTTCCACCGATCTCGATGAGAACGACATCCTCGCCGTTGGGCAGGTTGATAACCGCTTCCTTAATCGCATCCGTAATGTGAGGGATGACCTGTACCGTGCCGCCAAGGTAGTCGCCACGACGTTCTTTCTGAATAACGGAATTATAGATTGAACCTGAGGTGTAGTTATTCTGCTGGCTCAATGCGGTACCGAGATACCGCTCATAGTGGCCGAGATCGAGATCGGTTTCCGCGCCGTCATCCGTGACGTACACTTCACCGTGCTGAAAAGGATTCATCGTTCCAGGATCAACATTAATATATGGATCGAGCTTCTGAATTGTCGCCTTCAAACCACGTGCCTGGAGAAGCGCGCCAATAGATGCGGCGGAAAGTCCCTTGCCCAGAGATGAGAGAACACCGCCGGTAATAAATATGAATTTGGTTTTCATACGAAAAAAAGCCCCTTCTTTCTGCTTGAATTATCTGAATATATTATGATCAACCTTCTGCATCGATCATGTTGACTGTCGTGCGCCGGACACGTATGTTCCTTGCCCAACACTGCACTGCTCTGCAAAGTATGCAAGGTAGTACGACAAAGTCAATACGAAGAGGAGAATTTCATGGCGCGCGTCAATGCACTTGTCATCACAGGATACGGTACCAACTGCGAAAAGGAATCCGCTTATGCGCTCAAGCAGGCGGGAGCAGCGACTGCCGATATCGCCTATTTTTCCGACCTTGCCGCAGGCCATGTGCGCATGGATAAATACAATTATTTGTTGTGCCCCGGTGGTTTTCTCGACGGAGACGACCTGGGTGCCGCACAGGCTGCCGCACTTCGCTGGCGTTGGTCAAATGATGCGGACGGCAAACCGGTTTTAAACCAGCTCAAAAGTTTTTTTGACAACGGCGGTATCATACTCGGTATTTGCAACGGTTTTCAACTTTTGTGCAAATTGGGATTGCTTCCGGCTCTCGGTGGCAAATATTTCGAACGACAGGTCTCTCTTTCCTATAATGACTCAGGTCGATTCGAAGATCGTTGGGTCCGACTCAAAACGAATCAGGCATCCCCATGTGTCTTTACCAAGGGGATAGACATGATCGACGTCCCGATTCGTCACGGTGAAGGAAAAATCATCCCCATGGATGAACCGACCTTTCAGGCGTTGCAGGCAGAAAACCTGATCGCCGTGCAATACGTTCATCCCGAAACTGGCGAACCGACCCAGGAATATCCGTATAATCCGAATGGCTCACCACTCGGCATTGCGGGTCTCACCGATCCGTCAGGACGCATCCTGGGTCTCATGCCGCACCCGGAAGCATACAATCACGTCACCAACCATCCGTCATGGACTCGGGGTACTGACCCGAACATGCCGCTTGGTCTGGCCATGTTGGAAGCTGGTGTTAAATATCTGGCCGACCAATAGGTCCACGATTTCCATGTCACAACGAATTCCTCCTGAACCACCGACCGGCATACGCTGGCGTTCGCTTATGGACGTGGCGTTTCAGGAGGCGTGCAAGGCCGCCCATATGGGGGAAACGCCCATTGGCGCGGCCTTGTTTGACATGGATGGGACGCTCATTGCGAGTGCGCACAACCAGCCCATTTCCCGCCTCGATCCCACCGGACACGCCGAAGTGTTGTGCCTTCGCAAGGCCGCGCAAAAGAAACAGAATTATCGCCTGACGAACACCATCATGGCCGTCACGCTTGAACCCTGCCTGATGTGTACCGGCGCACTGATTCACGCCCGTGTGCAAGGGGTTATTTTTGCCGCATTCGACACACGGGCCGGTGCGCTGGTTTCAAATCTGAATGGCTGCGCCCTGCCCTTCACGAATCATTCGCTGTGGACCGTTCACGGCGTCATGGAAGAAGAGTGCAGCACCCTCCTCAAACGATTTTTCCTTGAACGTCGAAAATAGATTCCCTTCTTTACAAGTCTGAAATGCGCCTTATTGTTTCTCCTCCACCAATTTTTTTCAGGAGTTGAACCAATGAAGATAGCACTTCCGACCCGAGACGGGCGTATTGACGATCATTTTGGTCATTGTGACCATTACACTATTATGACGTTGGATGATGATAAAAACATTATCCAGAAAGAGCGCATGGATTCGCCGGAGGGATGCGGTTGCAAATCCGACATCGCCCCGATTCTGGCCTCAAAAGGCGTACAAGTCATGCTTGCAGGCAATATGGGCCAAGGCGCGGTTAATGTGCTTCAGGCGAATAAAATTGAAGTCATTCGAAGCTGTTCCGGCCCGATCGAGCGCGTTGTCCAGCAATGGCTGGCCGGAGAAATCAAGGATGAACTCATTGTTTGTACGCACCACGATTGCGGCAATCACGCATAAATCGGGTCTTTCGACAAAACATTTCAATAAGATCGGCAAAAAGTCTTGCCAGTCGGGCCGAGTCTGTTTATAAACCATTTCCACTTCGGGCAAACCGAGGCTGAATCACGGAGAGGTAGCGAAGTCCGGCCGTAACGCGCTCGACTCGAAATCGAGTTATGGGTCAAACCATACGTGGGTTCGAATCCCACCCTCTCCGCCAGCATTCTCAAGGGGTTACGTGTTAACACGTAACCCCTTTTCTTATGTCTTTTATGGGAAAATATGCAAAAAAATATGCAATTGGTCTAAAAAAGTCCTTTTTCTCATTGCACCCATTTATTGCACCCATGAATCGGGCATACTTACTCTTTTTTTCTCTTCGGCCACGCCGTCTTGACCGCTTCCACATGCACTGCCCACGTCCCGTGATACAGCATATCCATTTGCTCACCAATCGGCCCGTAGGCTGCTTCCCTAATCTCCGACCACCCGCCAGATTTGTACCAGTCGGTTGTTTTGAGCCAGTTCAAAGTTACCTCGGAAGCAGAGTCTGGAAGTTCCGATATACAAATTTTTGCGACATCAAGGTCGTCCCACAGCTTGAGATGCTGGATATATTCCGCCTTGCCCTTGCCGATCACACGAATCAAATTGTCAAACATGGTTATGCTCCTATGGACGGGATGCCTGTATCAACGGACATGCAGCCAATTTGAATGACGTTTCCATTGTCATCGGTCTTCGTGACAACATTATCGACAACATAAATTTCTCCATCATTATCCCAATCCGTATCGTAAATAAGTTCCTTGAACCAGCAAACCAAGTCCCAAGTTTGTCCGTTGTCGGCGAGGCTAAACAATACTTTGACAGCATTTGGGCCGCCCGAATTCAAGGCATGGGTATCATGTGTGATGCCACCACCATATGCTGACAGCGTGTATTGCTTTATAGATGGCTCAAACAGAGTTTTACTCATATGCGTTGTTGCATAGCCACCAGTGTGGGTAGGGACGCTGCCAGTTAGCTCGGATACAAGACCACAACCAAAGACAACGCGATGGTCGTTAAGATACCAAACATCACCAAACACCTTTACGTCATTCGGGTTCGCAACAGGTCTTACTCGTCTCGCGGCATGATCGTAAATCACACGCACTGCAGAATCTGCCAACATGTCAGCTTCAGAGGCGTAGCCAAGCCCTGCAAATGACCCACCTGTGTTAAACCACAGCATGTTGCCTATGCCGTAAACACCTGCACCGTACTGACTGCTCTCCGACCCATTGACTGCATAGCCCTGCCAAGAGCCGTCATTTTTGCGTAAATACAAACCGGATATGTCTGCGTTTGAGCTGATCGAACGCCCGACCTTAACTGCTCGACGCTGCTCGGTTCCGGTACCGACAGTTTGCAAATCCCCCAACAACTGACTCTGCCAAGTCTTGCCGTTCCAGTAGCCAGCGTTGATTGTGCCGGACTGCGTTCCAGAGCCGCCGATAACAGCCTCAATCTCTGCAACGGTATCCCTGTCAGAGCCAAGAAAGTATTCCGTGCGGGTCTGAGTACCTGCGGTTTTGTTGGCGGTATCTTCTTTGCAAGCTATAACGGTGTAGGTGTTGGAGATTGTAAAGTCGGCTGTCACATCGCCATGTTTGGGATGTATGCCGACCTGATGCCCATCAATCCCAGATACTTGAACAAGGTGCGTAAGATATGGCGTTCCGGAATTACCGAAAACAAAACCAAAAGTATCTTCATAAAGTCGATCATATCCTCCGTACTCTACTGTGGGAGTGTTCGCAGTATTTTGTATCGCTGTGTTCGTTGCGCCTGTCCAGACATGAGTGCGGACAATATTTGGCGTTATCTCAAATACCCCAACAACATCCCAAGCTCCCTCTTCACCAATCAACTGGCCAGATATGAGTTCATTTACCTTGTCGTCAAGGATGGCCTGTCTATCTTTGACAAAGCCATCACCACTTGCAGCGATACGGGTAACCTGTGTGTCACCTTCTGCCGTAACCCGTGCGTTCTGGGTGTTCCCCTCGGAGACAATGCGGGTAACCTGTGTGCCTCCTTCGCCCTCAACATTACCGACCTGAGTAGCACCCGCCGAGTTCACGGCGTTCACTTGTGTGGTCCCGACGGTATTCACTGCCGCCACTTGGTCCGCGCCTTCGGAAGACACGGCATTGACCGAAGTGGTCTCTTGCGCCGAGATATTGGCGATAGCCGCATCTCTCGCGTTTTCCGTGGCCGTCTGCACGGCCTCAGCCCTGACACATGCCTCCTGCGCGGCCTGTGCACTACTCGCCGCATTGGCTTCGCTGGTGGCAGCGTTTTCCGCATACCCCTGCGCATTCGAAATTTCGTCAACGCTCGGCCCGCTTTCAATCCGTGTTCCATCCTCATTAAAAACAAGCGTCCTATTTCCGGTTGGATTGGCCAATTCGACATTGGCACTGTCAGAATCCACGGGAAACGAAATGGCCCTGCTTAATTTTTCAGCCTGGGCAACATTCACTTGTGCCAAACGATCGAGAGACCGTTCCACCACCGAGGATGGAAAAGGGCCATTGAATGACATCTTTTCTTCCTGCGTCATGGAGGGAGATCGATACAAAAGCACCCTTTGTTCGGCCGAAAGCCCGGTTTCGAAAGCCACATGCCCATATTCGTTGTCAGTGACACGCGACGGATCAGCAGGAAGTGTCACGGTATACCCGGATGTCACCAAGACACCATTCACATACACATCCAGTTCATTGACCGTGTACACCTGAAACGTTATCTGAAATGTCACCTGCCCTTGCGTGGCAATATACGCTTCCTTGTTCTTGGTATTGGAAAAAGACATTACCTATACCCCCCTCCATGCTTGATATACGTTGAAGGCGGGAAGATCATCTCCTGCCCATTTTCCTTTTTCAGTCGTCGTTCCATACGCCGCAAATACCCCGGACTCGCCATTTCCTGAAGATGATAGAGAATGAGATAATCAAGTGTAATCCGCGTGTACCACAAGTTAATGAACGGCAAATTATTCTTCACCAAATGAAAAGCCCTTGCAGCACTCGGCGGGTCACCATGAAGTGTGTTCATGGCCATCTTGACAAAATCGTCTGCCGTATTCGGAAACGGTCCCTCAAGCGTCTTCAAGGGACTAGATCCGAATCGATCAAATTTGTTCATCAAAAAATCTCCATAGATACCAGCACCACCACCCTGCATGAAGGCAGCAGTCCATGTCCCAGGATCAGTGAAATCTCGTGGTTTCCTGCCCTTGGCAGCATCCTTCAAGAACATGGCCAAATAACCGAGCACGGTTGTGGAAGCGATAAGGTGAGCCAGTCCTCCCACATCAACCTTGCCGCCTGGTGCCCCGCGCAAATGTGCCATGATCTGCCGTTGCGTGAAGGCAATGGGAAAACTCTTGAATTGCATCATGAACCGCGCTGCTTCGCCCCACAAAGTCCCCGGCTGCAAACCTGCCGTTTGCCACCGTCGCGTGCGCTCATCAGGTACAATCACGCCATAGTTTGTCTCATCGATAAAATACGCCCCAAGCTTGTCCTCGATGTCCATACGAGCAGCTTCACGCAATGCTTCACGACGTTTGTGCAATTGCATGTCCACGTGCATGACGTAGACCGGATCATCAACGGGAGTATCACCCCCCTTTTTCTTATGATGCTTCAACCATTGATCTTGAACAAAGGCTTCATATTCAGCCAATTTTGGGGCGATATAGGCATCCACAACTTCATCACTGAGAAATTTCGCGGCCTCCGGTGTCACATAGCCTTTACCATCCACCTCGTGCAGCTCAAGCGTCTGCACAGCCTTCCATGTCCGTTCGTCAATACCGTGTTGGAGAAGCGTGGAGCGGAACCGCTCGGACAACTTGGCCCAATCCTGTTTGCTGCGCATGGCCATGTGCGCTGAACTCATAAGGGCAAAAGTGGTTCTATTTCGTTCGGTCCAATCCGTCAGACCGGACAACTTGAAAAATGTCTGTTGCGCTGCGCTGAATTTACCGTGAACCTGATCCTCTGCCATGAATCGAGCATGAATATCACCCATCATACCGTCAAATCCGACACCAAGTAGATAGGCTATTTCCTTTTTCTCATGAGGCAACTTGCCTTCAAACAGCCCATGCAATATCCCTGCATAACTTTCAGGCAACGGCATATCCTGCACACGAAGCCGAGCTGCCGCCGTGGCAAGATCGGTCACAGAAGACATGACTGCCATGCCGAGCTTTGCCATGGACGTCCACGACCGAAAGAACGCTCCGGCCTTTGCCCCAATATAATTATGAGGTCGATCAGCCCGTCCGGTCACAAGGTTGAATCCCATGGCAAGAGGACTGTTCACCTGATCGAAACTCCGAGGCAACTTGCCCGCCTGTTTTTTTTTCTGTTTGTCGGTCAGGGTCGGGTCGTTCCAAATCTTCTTTTCAAGGTGCTTGACGTATCGCTCCATGAACGCCTGCGGATTCGGTCCCATAAATTCCATTGACGCCGCATTGACCGCATTGTCCCGCAAATGATGCATCACCGAATCAAAAACGTTACCCGTGCCAAAAGTTTCGGCATATTCCATCCATGCCTCAGCGTTCTTGAAGAACAACATCCGGTGCTGATTGGCGAGCTGCTGCGCCAAATCGGATGGCCCGGACAAAACCATGTTCTGCCAGTCTGTCACTGTGGCCACATCAATTCCGCGTATGATTTTGTTGTAAATTTGTTCCAAAGCCTCGTTCAAATGCTCCGGCGGCATGTTGCCAAAGGTCCGCTCCATATCCAATAAGCCATGCTTGACAATGAAATCTCGCCATTCATTCAAACCGGATTGCATGATCTTGGCCACGTCATGTCGTTGCGGCACCCAATTGGTGAGCCGCTTCACATCCGCGCCCGCCTTCTGCACCCTGCGCCGCGACACATCGGCCACGTCGGAAAGCACCTGCGCCAACCACTGCGCGTCCTTGTTGCCGGTCACACATTGCCCTTCGTCGATATGAAACATTTCCGTAGTCACATCATTAAGGAATTGTTTGTCCCGCTTGATGAGCTTGAGCACATGAGGCCGTTCCCCCTCGATCATGGAAAGGATTTTCCCTGCCCACCGCTGTTCAAGGTCAGCGCGCCGCGTGGACACGGACACACGCCCCCCTTTCATGTTTGCATGATGTCCAAGCAGAACTGCATCCAGAGCTTGCACATAGGACAACTGCCCATTATGCCGAAGCCCTTCCACCTGCGCGTCGAACTTTTCTCGAACAATGATGTTTTTCAAAAGTTGTTGTTTTTCACGAATGGCCGCACTGTTTGCTGTCTCACCAAACCCTTGGGCAATCATATTCAAATCTATATCCGCACTATCTAATTTCATTTCTGCGGATATGCGCTCTTTTTGATCCATCATGGCCTGCATGATATCCATGGCCGTATTGTCATCCACTCCGGCCCGATTCATGATATCCTGCACACAATTATCAACTTGATACCGCGCCATTACATGCCCCCTTTGATGATGCATTCGGCAGCAATCAGAAAACCGTTCGAAATCCGTTTGGCACGCTCAACACCACGTTCTGCTCCGTTCAGTTCCAACACCTCCTCTTCAGTCACCCGCCCGGCTTCGATAAGAGCCTGCACATCTTCCGCGTCTCGCGACAAAATTTCCTCCACTTCCACGGCCTCAATCGGATCAACCGTTTCTGTTTCCTGACGCTCCGTGCGCCAATCCAACCGTTCCGCTGGCGGATGCTCTCCAAATTGTTCCGAAAGAATCCGGGACAAGGCTTCACCGGCCTGGTCCATGTCCGCCCCGTTGAATAGCCGCACCCGCGCCCGTCCATCCGGCAAAAACTCCACTGCGCCGTTGGACCGACCATCCACTGCAAATCGCTGTGGACCGTGACGCGAAATGCTCGGGCTGCCATCCATGGTCCACCGCACCGCATCCTTGACGATCCACGCAACATCTTCGTCCGTCATGGCCACATCGAGACCGCATTCCCGCAAGAATTTTGCAAACCATGCCTTGATGCTCTCCCACGCCGACATCTCCAGTTCGGACAGGTCGCCGCCCTCAACAATCTTCTCGCCGATGTGCGCCAGCATCTCCTCGGCGGCCTCGCGCCGGTGTGCCACCCTGTTGAAATCCAATCCATATTGTTGCCGAATGCCGTCCAGTTCATCTGGGCCGAAATGGTCGAAAACCGAATCCATGAGTGTATTGAATGCCGCATCATCGCCCACCAGCCCACGCAATCCATGATGCACACCCTGTTCATGAAGCCAGGTTGAAACGGCCTGTTCAACGGACTCCATGGCATCGGCCACAATGTATACGGTCTGCCCATCATGGACGCCGCGGACACCGCCAACCATTTCCCTCTGTCTATACAAGGCCTTGATATGCTCCGGCAGTTCAGCAAAAGTATTGACGACCTTCAAAACGGCCGCATTCTTTGCTCGGGCTTGAAGAGTTTCAACAGCGGATCTGACACCACTTTGCAATGACTTGCCATCACTATTCGCTTGGTCTATAATAGGATGCATATCTTGGCGGGTGGGAGCGTTCCCCGTATCCCCGGCAAGGTTGGTTGACTGAGACGCTTCAGGCTTAACCCAGCCTTTTTCTTTATCTATCAATCTCGCCCATTCGGCCTTTCCCTTCCCTCCACTCGTCGGGAATTTCGTTTGTGTTTCATTGGCAAAAAGCACAATCGTATCATAAATATCCTTCTGAGTCTCTTCGTCAAAAAACTTCTTGAGAAAAACGACCTTTTCCCCATCTTTTTTAGAGATTGTCAATTTGACGTCTTCATTTTTCAATGTTTCGGGGAAAGTATGAATATATTCCTGTCTCTTCTTCTGCTTCATGAAATACGCATAATCAAGATCAGTTCCCCCCTTCACCTTTTTGAGGGTAATTCCATGTGGGAAAAGGTGGTTGACTATTTTTTTGAGCGTCTCAACATACTCATTGGGATCTTCATATTTAAGCCTTTTAATTGTTTGAGGCTCCAGACTTTCAAAATATGCCTTCATGGAACTTCTATCCTTGAGACTCAAGGGCGTTCCGGTGTCGTCGTACAGCACCTTCTTGGCAAATCGAATTCCATCCCCGTCATCACCACCCACGGTCACATCGGCAATATACTTCTTCACCCACGTATCCGTGTCCATGCCCTGCGCTGCTGCCAGCCCATCCCAATGCTTCAGGAATATTTCGGCCTGCTCACTTTCCAACCCTCCATTCACGAGGCTCGCAAAGGCCCGATCACGGTTGAACTGTCCCTGTTCAACCGTCTCCTTGAGAATGGGAGCCACATCCACGGACCGACCATCGCCAATATCCAACGCCGCCTTTTGCAGCGACCGCAAAACCATATCCTTTGTCTCACCTCTGAAATACTTGGCCCACGTACCACCTGCACCACCAAACAACATTCCCACAGTGCCACCCAACACGGTATCAACCGCGTAGTCTTCAAACGTAATGGTTTCGCCGCGACGTTTCAGATCGGCCCCGATAGCCGGATTGAAAAGGATATTGCCCGCTGCCGCCTCTGCACCAGATGCCACCATGCGTCCGGCGATTGACCCCATTTTTCCAATCATCTTGAGCTTGGTTGCCTGCCCCAACAAGGGGATATAGTTCACCGGGTCGATAAATCCGGTCCCCATCTGTACGCCAAATCCGACAACCTTCTGCGCCGTGGTCTGCTTGGCCAGCACGGCATCTCGGGCACGCCGTTCGTCGTATTGTTCTGCAAGAATACGAGCACGAACTGGCGTCATGTTGTCTTCCCACTCAATATTGTCTCGATAAAAATCAGATTCTTTCCACTCTTCTTCGTCCATCACCGGAACTTCTGCACGTTTTACCTGATGCGCTCGGTACTGATCATACTGAGTAATCGGGTCATACGGATTACCCCCACCCCAAAAACGACTTTTGGATACCCCGTACTCAGCTTTTTCGGCTCTCGCTATCTGATCTTCATCCCACAAGAGACGAGGAGAAAACCAATCCCACGCGGCCGAAACGTTTGCGCCAAAAGCCTCACCCCATGAGGAGTTCTGCATTCCAAGGTTCAACGCCTCATCATGCTTCGTTGCCAACCGATCTTTCGGAG
This DNA window, taken from Pseudodesulfovibrio sp. JC047, encodes the following:
- a CDS encoding HAD hydrolase family protein — encoded protein: MKDSAAVLAQNVKLLILDVDGVLTDGGLYYGDQGFIMKRFHVQDGLGIKLAQAVGLEIAVITGLNQKPVEKRVRELGITHYYAGKHDKAPLVQEICESIGISVSEAAFMGDDWIDLGAMSTVGLAMSVPNAVSETIEAADWVASRAGGEGAVREAIMFILEARGLKDAALQQWIK
- the kdsA gene encoding 3-deoxy-8-phosphooctulonate synthase; translated protein: MVNLYQTSRSGPFILAGPCAIESREIVLRTAGTLAELAAKLDLPLVFKSSFDKANRTSVTSFRGPGMEKGLEILAEVKKITGLPVVTDIHHPEQAAPVAEVADVIQIPAFLCRQTDLLVAAAKTGRVINIKKGQFLAPWDMKNAVEKVRASGNEQVWLTERGSTYGYNNLVVDMRSIPQMQSFGVPVVMDATHSVQLPGGLGGMSGGQREYVAILASAAVSAGANGVFMEVHPDPDNALCDGPNSLHLSTVEKLLVRLKALWELNREG
- a CDS encoding CTP synthase; translation: MKTKFIFITGGVLSSLGKGLSAASIGALLQARGLKATIQKLDPYINVDPGTMNPFQHGEVYVTDDGAETDLDLGHYERYLGTALSQQNNYTSGSIYNSVIQKERRGDYLGGTVQVIPHITDAIKEAVINLPNGEDVVLIEIGGTVGDIEGQPFLEAIRQLKNDLGKENVLYIHLTLVPYLKAAGELKTKPTQHSVKELRSIGIQPDIIICRSEEKLENNLKRKIALFCDVDEDAVFTSEDVKSIYEVPLHFYEQGVDQKIAILLKLPARNAELSPWVNLVHTLYNPKGSVKIGIIGKYVDLTEAYKSLHEALIHGGVGNEVAVELEYVNSEKVNAKNVEKKLQGLDGILVPGGFGARGVEGKILAIQYARENKVPFFGICLGMQCACIEFARNVIGLEDANSEEFDSKTPNNIIYLMKEWYDFRTKKTETRCEDSEKGGTMRLGSYPCKLKKDTVAYAAYKTEKINERHRHRFEYNNAFIPQFEEHGMVLSGTAPDESLMEIVELPDHPWFLGCQFHPEFKSNPMNPHPLFRDFIKAAKDEKGKK
- a CDS encoding phosphoribosylformylglycinamidine synthase subunit PurQ; this encodes MARVNALVITGYGTNCEKESAYALKQAGAATADIAYFSDLAAGHVRMDKYNYLLCPGGFLDGDDLGAAQAAALRWRWSNDADGKPVLNQLKSFFDNGGIILGICNGFQLLCKLGLLPALGGKYFERQVSLSYNDSGRFEDRWVRLKTNQASPCVFTKGIDMIDVPIRHGEGKIIPMDEPTFQALQAENLIAVQYVHPETGEPTQEYPYNPNGSPLGIAGLTDPSGRILGLMPHPEAYNHVTNHPSWTRGTDPNMPLGLAMLEAGVKYLADQ
- a CDS encoding nucleoside deaminase → MSQRIPPEPPTGIRWRSLMDVAFQEACKAAHMGETPIGAALFDMDGTLIASAHNQPISRLDPTGHAEVLCLRKAAQKKQNYRLTNTIMAVTLEPCLMCTGALIHARVQGVIFAAFDTRAGALVSNLNGCALPFTNHSLWTVHGVMEEECSTLLKRFFLERRK
- a CDS encoding NifB/NifX family molybdenum-iron cluster-binding protein; translated protein: MKIALPTRDGRIDDHFGHCDHYTIMTLDDDKNIIQKERMDSPEGCGCKSDIAPILASKGVQVMLAGNMGQGAVNVLQANKIEVIRSCSGPIERVVQQWLAGEIKDELIVCTHHDCGNHA